A window from Urocitellus parryii isolate mUroPar1 chromosome 1, mUroPar1.hap1, whole genome shotgun sequence encodes these proteins:
- the LOC144254634 gene encoding voltage-dependent calcium channel gamma-like subunit produces MTAIVVQAQRLLGQRRPHRSFFETFIRTLIITCTALAVVLSSVSICDGYWLLAEDRLFGLWQFCTITNQSEPHCLRDLSQAHVPGLAVGMGLARSASAMAVVAAIFGLELLMVSQVCEDVHSRRKWTFGSYLLLASFILSSGGLLSFVILLRNQVTFIGFTLMFWCEFMASFLFFLNAISGLHINSITQTGTHQRNSSTRSRDLGFHKKVIKVELF; encoded by the coding sequence GCGCAAAGGCTGTTGGGCCAAAGGAGGCCCCACCGGTCCTTCTTCGAGACCTTCATCCGGACTCTCATCATCACCTGTACCGCCCTGGCTGTGGTCCTGTCTTCCGTCTCCATCTGTGATGGGTACTGGCTTCTGGCTGAGGACCGCCTCTTTGGACTGTGGCAGTTCTGCACCATTACCAACCAGAGCGAGCCACACTGCCTCCGAGACCTGAGTCAGGCCCACGTGCCTGGGCTGGCTGTGGGCATGGGCCTGGCTCGCAGCGCAAGCGCCATGGCTGTGGTAGCCGCCATCTTTGGCCTTGAGCTCCTCATGGTGTCCCAGGTGTGTGAGGACGTCCATTCGCGGCGCAAGTGGACTTTTGGTTCCTACCTTCTCCTGGCCTCTTTCATCCTGTCCTCTGGGGGGCTCCTGAgttttgtgatcctcctcaggAATCAGGTCACGTTCATCGGCTTCACCCTGATGTTTTGGTGTGAATTCATGGCCTCGTTCCTCTTCTTCCTGAACGCCATCAGTGGCCTTCACATCAACAGCATCACCCAGACCGGAACCCACCAAAGAAATTCTAGCACCCGCTCCAGGGACCTTGGATTCCACAAGAAAGTGATCAAGGTGGAACTTTTCTGA